Part of the Lolium rigidum isolate FL_2022 chromosome 6, APGP_CSIRO_Lrig_0.1, whole genome shotgun sequence genome, GattgcgctagagctttttaagatcTCAGTCCGGAAAAACAGGTCGGTCCGTGAGGCACTCAATAATAGAAAATGGTTGATGGACCTTCATTTCTCCCTGGACATCCGCCACTCCGATGAACTACTGCGTTTGGAGATCCTTCTCGATGGCATCCACCTCACAGAGACACCGGACGAGATCACCTGGACCTTTGGGAACAAGAACTACTACACGACCAAATCTGCATATCTGTACAGATTACAAAAAGATCATTTGGAAAGGATGGGCGCCTGCAAATTCTTCATGTGTCCCCTAATGCTTGAACGTGTCTTAACAGTAGATAAACTGTTGATGCGTCGCTAGGAGAATGAATATTTTTGCCCCATGAAGAATGCGTCGCTAGGAGAATATTTTTGCCCCTTCTGTCGAAGGAACCTAGAAACAACCATACACTTGTTCACTGAATGCCCTTATAGCCTGAAGGTCTGGACATCCATTGCCACTCAGCTTAGCCAAGACGAGTTGAAGCGGAACTCCTGGACCAACACATACCACAACTTCCAAAGTTGGTACAGAAACATAGTCGGAAAGCTTTCAAAGGAACGGCGCAAAACCATCATTACGCTCACCAACCTTGTCTGTTGGGAGCTGTGGAAAGAACGCAACCGACGAATCTTCCAGAAGAGTGAGATGCCGACAAGCGCAATGATCGCGAAAACTTTAGAGGAGGTAGACGTTTGGAGAATCGCAGGTGCGCCCATTCCTCTTGTTATCCAGGTAGGAGGGACACCTTTCGACCCTGGTTGAGTCTGTACCTTTTCTTCTTTTCCAGAAGTCACCCGTTTTAGGGGGTTCTTACTTTGTAAATATTCTCCTCTAATGCAATGAACACAGCAGCTCTCCTgctgttattcaaaaaaaaaaatttgtaccTACCACGTATGCAATGAATTCTCTCCGGGGTCTTCCAGACCActctcttgttcaaaaaaaaaaagctctgaACCCCATTTTGCCACGTATTTTGTACTTTCTGAATCTAACTATAGTAAAAGTAGTGGGGAAGTGCCATTTCCGTTGCCTCTTACAATCCATAATATACAAACTGGAAAACTCTTTCGCACATGCAACAAAAGGTAAAGCATCTCCAAACGATTTTATTTCTCACGGGCAAACTGAAAGACGATCACAGCACACCAGCACAAAGTGGCGACCAAGGAAGGTTATACAACTAGTACATAGTACGACTCCGCAATAACGCGATACAGTGCGGCGAACCAAGCTGGTACTTATCGTTCACACACATTTAGCCGGAGATCTCGATGGCCTTCACCTCGGGCTTCTTGGCCTCAACCTTGGGCACGGTCACGGTGAGGACGCCGTTCTCTAGCCCGGCATTCACCTCCTCCATCTTGGTGTTCTCCGGCAGCTGGAAGCGCCTGACGAACTTGCCGCTGCTGCGCTCGACGCGGTGCCACTTTTCTTTCTTGTCTTCTTTCTCCTTGGTGCGCTCGCCGCTGACAACGAGCACATTGCCGTCTTCCACCTCAACCTTGACCTCATCCTTCTTCACTCCGGGCAGGTCAGCCTTGAAGACGTGCGCCTCCGGCGTCTCCTTCCAGTCCACACGAGCGTTTGCAATGCCGGTAGTGTCGGAGTCCCAGGATGCTGGGACGATGGAGCAGAAGCCGTCGAATGGGTCGACCCAGAGGTCAGCGAAGGGGCAGCGCCTAACGATCGACATTGTCGGCTGCGGTTTCTGGCCGCGGGGAAAGTGATTGCGAGGGTCTGATTTGAATCGATCGCTAATTTGGAGGGAATTGCACTCTCCACCAGGCTCATCTCAAAGCGTTGCACATACCACCACATCGACGGAAATTTTGCACATTCCACTAGatctacatctaatcctttgcagTCCAGTCTAATACCATGCTGAAAGCTAACCTAGCAACAAAATTACAATGGGAAACTGTTTTAGTCAAGtgcatgcaaaaaaaaatcagaaatggTGCAGCAATATAAGAGTATAATTTATGAGATAATAAATATTAACAGTGCATGATATATGAAATAGGATATGACCATAACAATGGAGAAACTTAAAATTGAAGCAAAAGCTACAAGTACCGCTTTCTTTTCAAACACACGGAATTTGTATTTGAAGGTTTTAGAAAATATCTGAGACAAAGTTCTAGAGGTAGCCATTGATGTATACTACGAACTTGTTAAATCTCAATACAATCTCAATACAAGCTACAGGCCCaggcttaccaccggcgcacgACCTGGAAGGCTCGCCGACGCACCCTCATCCCCTTCCGCCGGTGGAAAGGCTGGAACGGTTCGGGCCAGGACCAGGAAGTACCCCCAGCGCACTCGTTGACTTCACGGCTAGCGAAGGAACTAGTGCAACCGGCACGGTAGGAGCAGGTGCGGGCGGCAACTTGTCCATCAAGAAGGAggatgcggcggaggaggagcccgaCATGGAGTGGTTCTGGCGCGTCATCCCACTCCACAATTAGTTTAGGTGTTCAAATTTCAGCATTTTTGATTTAAACTTGTTAATTTAATGAaacttgaataaaatcggatgttTCCGAAGCTTACGCCAGAGCTTACGCCAGACGTCGTTGGTAACACAGGGCtgggatgctctaagagcatctccaacaggcgctctatATTAACCGCCGGTTTGCAGCGCGCGGAGTCGATATCGCTCCTCCAGCAGGCGCTGTAATTTTTTTTGGGCGCGGGCCGGTTTGCGCTATCCCAAGCGCTATACTTGGGACGCCGGCTAGAGCGCGCGGCATCGCGACGCAAGCGTGAAAAaaccccgcgctgaaacttccccCGCGCCACCGCCCAATCCCTTGCCTCTGCGCGGCCGCCGACGCAATTCCGGCGGTGGACGCGACCTCCGGCACCCCACCAACCCCTCCCTACTCCGTCCCACcagccgccgttgccgccggctccgttccacgttggcgctggaatccctggtgttgcgccgcactacactccaccaccaacaaccttcacgtgttccttgtctcctactggttcgataaccttggtttcttactgagggaaaacttgctgctgtgcgcatcacacctttctcttggggttcccaacggacgtgtgtcttacacgccatcaagcgcgCCGACTTTTagtgcgcctgttggagatgctctaagtgtgaGCCGTTTCCCTTTGGTGTTCTGCCTACAGTGGACACAACGCATGGGGAGGTGCGATACCTCATTAAAAATGGGTTTATCTGTGTGGGACCGACTAGTCAGTTTAGCTATTACCGATGATGAAATGAGTATCTAGACTAAGTTGCAACTGGTTAGATGTGGATCTGGTGGAGACTGCAAAAGTTTCGTCGATGTGGTGTTTTGTGCAACGAAATAAGCTGAACCTGGTGGAAGCTGCAATTTCCTCGCTAATTTGCTATGCGCCGAATGGATTCGTGATCTTCTCTGTTGGATTCAGCTCGAATGCGATGCAGTATATTTATAGACCCGGGAAGGGAGGCAGGGCGCGACTGAGAGTTCGTGAATCGTGAGTTCGCGAGGCACCGCAATTTCTCTGGTTTTTTTCCATGTTTCCGACACAGGACCAGTTCATTCGAGAGTCGTCTCCATGGTGCCGGAATTGTGcagcaaaaataaaaagaaggataagGCCCACTCACCAACCGCAGGCTGGAGAGTGCTCCAGATCTCAGTAGGCTCTACCTGGGCTGAAattagaaagaaagaaagagaagcaAAGCTGAGCTGGAAAGCAAAACTACGCTCGTCAACAGCGGCTTCCCGACGTTCGGCGTCACGTGCTGCGACGACCCTACGGGATGACTACGCTGGGATCGTCGCTGAATGCGCAAGTGATGTGGCGGCCGAATTATACGGTTTAACGCTCCCTAATTGATCTGTCTACTGTAGATGGGCTATTTTCCATGCCTAACATTCCTTCCTTTGAACGACACGTAGTCTGTTAATTTTTTTATGTCCAGCAGTAACTTTCCTTTCCTTTATTTTTCCTTAAGATCAGGCAACCGGCTACCGGCAAACGAATTTATAGTGTGTATTGGTGACCGATCTCCTTCCGGTTTCCTTTCTTACCGTGTTTAATTTGATTTAATTTGGTCAAAGCGGTGCTGGACCCACCACCGAACAAACCAGCAGTTATTCTGCACTGCGTCGTGGCATCGTGCATCCTCCAGATGTGACCTTTCCTCGCTATCTCCACCTCCATCCGCCTCCTTCTCTTTGGATGAGATCCTTCCCATGGCTGCCTCGGCCAGCCCGTGGGCATCCCCTCCGGCTCCGGCGTTTCCCACGCCCCGGCACACGCTTGCCGCTCCGTGCGcgtcgcgcgcgccgccgcccggcaCGGGTGCCGCGTGAGCTCCGCTCTACGCGCCGGCCAGCCAGCCGTCCCTCCGCGTCGCCCACGCCGCCTACGGCTGCGGGGCCGAAAACGGTGGCGGGAAGCGAGCAAGAAGGTAGCCATGGAGCCGCCGGTGAGGGCAGCAGCCTCCTCTATAGTGGATATGGTGGGGGAAGCTTCTACTTGCTTCATCTCTTATCCCGGCAGAGGCGGTGACCTCCTCGATAGTGGAGACGGCGGGGAAGGCTGCTCCCGCTGGTTCATCAAACGTAGGCGCTCCGGGGATTCCGCGGCGGTGAAAACACGGTGGATGGCCGCGTTGCTGCTGCCTGCTTCATCGAAGGTAGGCGCCACGGGGGATCCCGCAGCGGTGAACGCGTGGTGGAGGTGTGCGGGGGTCCGGCGGATCTCTTTCCCTCTCATTACCCCCTCTATGTTCTCCTTAGCTATCTTCGTTTTGATTATTACCTTTACCCTCTCGTGTGATATTGTTCATCTAATTGTTGTGTTTCAACCATGTCATggagcatatcacttcgaaactaTTAGACATGATGCTTGAGAGAAGAGGCTTAATCAATATCTTAATTTAGGAATAGAATCTAGAGGTATCTAATTCATTTTCTGTGTTTTAGCTGACCCTATTTGACATGAAATTTACCAAAGTTTATCCTCAAAAGTAGCGGTAAGAGGAGGGAGGTGGCAGATAAATATTATATATAGGTGCTTCATCATCTTTAGAGGCGTTTAAAGATTACGGTTTGAGGTAGATCCATTAGTCTGGCCATATTTTCTAATATATGTATGCTATGTGCTCGAGATAGTTACTACCGTTTGATGATTCGTTGCTTGCGTTCTTCTGCTTTTGTCTTTCTTTGTTTCTTGGTACCTTTTATTTGTTTTCTCTCACTTTTTTATTGTTCCTTTTCAGGTTTCTTTGCTATGGTGATGGCAGCTGCTCGTCGTCCCTGTAGAGTCCGAACTTTTGGATTCCTCTGCCGTCGGCTTATTTGGTAGGTGCTGAATTAAGCTGGGTCGTCTTCGGACTGTTGGTTATGACTCGAGGACTCGCCTCACGCCTACTGTGCCGGTCCTGCTATGCCGGATACTTTGCTCCAATCTATTGAGGTGTTATCTGCTCCTGCTGGATACTTTTGGCCTCCTCAAGTGTGAGGGTAAAGAATTCTTTTACTGCAGTCTACTCTTCAGGTTTGAAAATCATGTCAGTGCTATTCCCTGGTGTACCTTCAGGTGTTACATTTTATCAGATTTCCTCTGATTTCATTTCATCATCCCTGGTGTCCTGCAAGTAATAAATAATTGTCCTGTACCATTTTAACGCTGAAGTTTATGAGGCCTATTACCGGTTCTGACTAACCACATACAACCAGGCGTATGTGCAAACTACAGTCCGCCTAATTAAGAGAGAAGCAATTGTAGGCCACTGGTTTAGCAATGGAATTGAGAGAACTACTATAAGTGCTAAAGAGCTCCGTCGAATCAGGCAGCGTAAGGAGCAGCACAAAATAATACAGACAGGAGTTGCCAGTACGTTCGTATAGGTGATGGTTCTATGAAGCCACTCTTTGGTTTGCAGGGCAGTCATCGTACAAGAAAATTTAAGAACATGCAAGTCAATATGCCAGTTTAACTACCCTGGCCTGAGGGGTTTCTTTTTGGCCAAATTGACCCCACTTCACTTATTCATCTATCACATTTAAACTACTCTATCCTACATATCACAAGATCATTTCATCAAAAAATATGCTTTCTCTGTTCTGTTCTATGATATAAGCCCATTTGGTAGGCTGCAAAAgttgttctttcttttattggttTCTTATTTTAGAGCTGTTTGTTCTCTTCTTGCTcattttgtgttgggttgtgcTTTGCAGCTGCCTGTCCTGGTAGGTCTTACTATGGTGGTCTATGGCGCTTCATACTGGGCTCCGGAGCGTAATAAACGTTTAGGCAAGACTTATCATTGTGTATATACTGTTTGCTGTCGAGATGGCATGGTATCTCTTCCGCTCTTCCGCCTCCCGACATCATGTTGGCAGGAATGTTAATGTTGGGAATGACCCATATGTTTTTAAGATTTGTGGAGTTGTCTATCATGCGATTGGCTCTTCCTGCAAAGTATGCTGGAAAAAGACAGTCCCTAATGGAAACGCCTACAGGTGCACTGGTGACTGCCCCTGCAGAGAAGAGAAACACAGGTATTGCTTAGACCGACAAAACCACCCTTGCTCATATAAACAGAAAAAGTAAAGGTGCTATTGTTTTCAGGTACAAGTTGCGCGTGAGGGAAAAAGACATCAAACCAaatgaagaaaataaagagttCATATGTGAGTTCATGTTTTTTGGCGATCATGGTAAAATACTTACAGGCCATGATGAAGAGCTGGTTGTTGCAACGACCAGAGGAAAAGCAAGCGATTTATCACCTGCTGTGCAGAATGTTGTTGGCACAAAATGTTTGGTCACTGCCTGTGTCACACAGGAAGCTTACGAAGCTGACAATATCACGTCCGCTGTCCGCTGTCATCAACAAGCACCACAAAAACTACATTGTGTCAAGAAAAAGCTCCAGCACCTTCCCCACCTGACGAAGTACCAAATGGAACAGAAGATATAAGAGATTCAGGCTCCGCGCCAAGCGAAAAGATTATAGAAAAAGGTTGAATCCGACATAGAGGAGGTCAGTGCAAACTCATTTTTTTCTATTCTCTTAGTTCCCAGCAACACAAGCTTAAAAGGCACACAACTATGACACAATCCAAAATCGAATAACACCTCTTTTTCCTGCTAAAGGGCGTCAGCTTTGCATCTGAAAAAAGGAAGACCGAACAAGCAAATTCAGTATCGGCCAAGAATCATGTTAACAAGGCACTCTTCCCGCACAAATAAGACAGAAGCTAAGCATACAAAGTTCAATTGTATAAAGATGCCCTAACTTTACTTCCCTCTGTTCTCGCAGAGAAGCAAAGCCTCATGTTCAGCAACGGCTCGACCCAGCCTGGAAGCTATTAGCAGAAAAAGTTCCGTGTAGTGAAAATTTCGTGTGCTACCACAGATCAGTTATGTATAATATTATTGAAATACCGGTCAACCTAGACAAGACAATGTGTAGTTGATGTACCGTAGTATTAAGTACCTATTACCCAGCTGTGTGTAATAACTTAAAAGCATACTTCTATGTCTCTGCACTACTACGTTTGCGTATATGATTGTATGAAGCATTCTGCTGTTTCAACCGTGTTACTCTGCCCTATAGCGCCCTCATACTTGTGCAGGTGTAGCTAACTTAGCTGTGCCACCATTTATAGAGATTAGTTTCGACCTTCACAGGAAGCTCATTTGCACACAGCTCTGCCATCGCTCTCAGATATTATGCATATTatgccacgggcgcggcgtgtcgccgcgccAATGCCTCCTAGTTAATACAAAACCACCAAGAAGCTGACCTCGATCTGTCCCGCGGATTTCTTTTCTCTCTCACGTGCTGGCCCGAATTAAtactgtcttttttttttctttctctgtcgCGCGCGCGCGGAGAAGCAAATAGACTCGAGTTGACTCCTGCCAGGATACGATCGAGGTGTTCTTCAATACCTGGTATGTATATATGTGCACGATTTCAGTCGCAAACCTAGCTCGCTCCATCGCGTCTG contains:
- the LOC124666284 gene encoding 16.9 kDa class I heat shock protein 1-like, encoding MSIVRRCPFADLWVDPFDGFCSIVPASWDSDTTGIANARVDWKETPEAHVFKADLPGVKKDEVKVEVEDGNVLVVSGERTKEKEDKKEKWHRVERSSGKFVRRFQLPENTKMEEVNAGLENGVLTVTVPKVEAKKPEVKAIEISG